Below is a window of Planococcus rifietoensis DNA.
GCATCACATGTATATCAAAAATATGAGCTTGCTGTTTCATATGTATCTACACCCTTATCCGTTAATCAAACCTTATCCATTGTATGACTACAGATGATAGGGATACAACATATTTACAAAAACTTAACGTAATCTGTTAAAATTTCCATTCTTCTGAGCAGTGGAAATGTTCTTGCCAATATAAAAAGCTGCCTGCATATGCCATGCAGGCAGCTTTTTCCTTCTCATTACAATGCCTTCGACGCCGCGATGATGACCATAACCCATCCCGCGATGAACGCAACGCCGCCGATTGGCGTGATGGCACCAAGCACGCTGATGCCCGTTAAGCTCAGAACATACAGACTGCCCGAGAAAATCACGATTCCGGCAAGCATCAAATACCCGGCCCAATTCAGTGAACCGAGCGGGCCGATGAGCGCTGAACTCATCAAAATGGCGACGGCGATCAAGCCGATGGAATGGAACATTTGGTATTGAACCGCCGTTTGCCATGTATCTAAATATTTATCTGCTACTCGGCCTTCGAGCATATGTGCCCCAAAAGCGCCAAATGCGACGGCCAGCAGCCCATTGACCGCTCCCGCTATCAAGAAAAATTTCATTTGTTTCTTCCTCTTTCCATTTAAAATTCAAAAAGCGAATCGCCGTTTGCCCCTTCTTCCTGAAGCCTTGTGGCAGCGGGAACCGACTGTGGCCGATTCACCGTTTCGGTTGCGGCAAGCGGCATGGCGCGCGGTTTTT
It encodes the following:
- a CDS encoding DUF423 domain-containing protein → MKFFLIAGAVNGLLAVAFGAFGAHMLEGRVADKYLDTWQTAVQYQMFHSIGLIAVAILMSSALIGPLGSLNWAGYLMLAGIVIFSGSLYVLSLTGISVLGAITPIGGVAFIAGWVMVIIAASKAL